The following are encoded in a window of Brevibacillus ruminantium genomic DNA:
- the mnmH gene encoding tRNA 2-selenouridine(34) synthase MnmH encodes MKDITVEELLHQGYANLIDVRSPGEFFRDTIPGAINIPLFSDRERAQVGITYKREGQAAAQWLGMQIVSPKMEALMNAIRQRGEELGEPPTIFCWRGGMRSRAMATFATFAGVPVRRLTGGYRAYRKHVVGTIEPYALEQPVFLLHGMTGVGKTELLHRLEAAGQPVLDLERMAGHRGSVFGDIGKGKPANQKMFDARLFETLRRYENAPYFIMEAESRRIGNATLPNFLMQAKEQAVHIQLTAPLEVRVQRLYDEYVVPFSWRPDFSEKVEAAFLKIARRIPTEQAKRLKDALQSGDYRTAITLLLVHYYDPRYENKQDSYVTNIQEQVDAADLDAAGKRICSVIDKFLDVR; translated from the coding sequence TTGAAAGATATTACGGTCGAAGAACTGCTGCATCAGGGATACGCAAATTTGATTGATGTACGCTCTCCGGGGGAGTTTTTTCGGGATACGATACCGGGTGCAATCAATATTCCTTTGTTTAGTGATAGGGAACGCGCCCAGGTCGGGATTACGTATAAGCGAGAGGGGCAGGCGGCGGCACAGTGGCTCGGCATGCAAATCGTCTCGCCCAAAATGGAGGCTTTGATGAATGCCATCCGTCAACGGGGAGAAGAGCTTGGCGAGCCGCCGACAATTTTTTGCTGGCGAGGCGGCATGCGCAGCCGGGCAATGGCTACCTTCGCTACCTTTGCCGGAGTACCGGTGCGCCGATTGACGGGCGGCTATCGCGCTTATCGCAAGCATGTGGTCGGGACGATCGAGCCGTATGCGCTGGAGCAACCCGTCTTTTTGTTGCATGGCATGACTGGCGTGGGGAAAACAGAGCTGCTGCATCGACTGGAAGCAGCCGGACAGCCTGTTCTCGATCTGGAGCGCATGGCAGGTCACCGCGGCTCGGTGTTTGGCGATATCGGCAAAGGCAAGCCAGCCAACCAAAAAATGTTTGATGCCCGTCTGTTCGAGACGCTTCGCCGCTACGAGAACGCCCCGTACTTTATCATGGAAGCGGAAAGCAGACGGATCGGAAATGCTACGCTGCCGAACTTTTTGATGCAAGCCAAGGAGCAGGCGGTACACATCCAGCTGACAGCGCCGCTGGAGGTGCGCGTTCAGCGCCTGTATGATGAATACGTCGTTCCCTTCTCCTGGAGACCTGATTTTTCCGAAAAGGTGGAAGCCGCTTTTCTGAAAATCGCCAGACGGATTCCCACGGAACAGGCAAAAAGGCTGAAGGATGCGCTTCAATCCGGCGATTACCGCACGGCCATCACGCTGCTGCTCGTTCACTATTACGATCCCCGTTACGAAAACAAGCAGGATTCTTACGTGACGAATATCCAGGAGCAGGTGGACGCTGCGGATCTGGATGCAGCAGGAAAAAGAATATGTTCGGTAATTGATAAATTTCTGGATGTTCGGTAA
- a CDS encoding BlaI/MecI/CopY family transcriptional regulator, giving the protein MAHPPKISDSEWEILKIIWKHHPLTAEQIVLHLPAEIEWSDQTVRTFLNRLLKKKAISFEKSGRSYLYYPLVSESECVKSESQSFLKRVFGGAAHLMMTSFIEQTELSEQEIERLQKLLNEKKEQSKRS; this is encoded by the coding sequence ATGGCACATCCCCCCAAAATCTCCGATTCGGAATGGGAGATTTTGAAGATCATTTGGAAGCACCACCCGCTGACCGCAGAGCAGATCGTCCTTCACTTGCCTGCTGAAATTGAGTGGAGTGACCAAACGGTTCGCACCTTTCTCAACCGGCTGTTAAAAAAGAAAGCGATCAGCTTCGAGAAATCGGGCAGAAGCTATCTGTACTACCCGCTCGTCTCTGAGTCGGAATGCGTCAAATCGGAAAGCCAAAGCTTTCTGAAGCGGGTATTTGGCGGTGCGGCCCACCTGATGATGACCAGCTTTATTGAACAAACGGAGCTGTCCGAACAGGAAATCGAGCGGCTGCAAAAGCTGCTGAACGAAAAAAAGGAGCAGTCCAAGCGCTCGTAA
- a CDS encoding aminopeptidase: MLDPRIVKLAENLLNHSVRLQEKECLLIEIRGEGHVLAKELVKQAYAKGAYPFVRIIDQSLQRELLLGASEERASYMVKWEEPMFKDIQTFIVINGPTNDSEASDVPVERRRAHQKVMQPLNDYIVSETRWTLLNYPTASMAQSANMSTEAFEDFYFDVCSLDYQKMNEAFLPLKELMEKTDKVRLTGPGTDLSFSIKGIPSIICAGEANIPDGEIYTAPVRDSVNGTITFNAATSYMGTRFENVRLTFENGKIVEAFANNTKRLNEILDSDEGARFIGEFAIGVNPYILHPMNDILFDEKIAGSFHFTPGRAYENADNGNRSQVHWDMVNIQRPEYGGGEIWFDDVLIRKDGLFVLPELAGLNPENLKG; the protein is encoded by the coding sequence ATGTTGGATCCACGCATTGTCAAGCTGGCGGAAAACTTGTTGAATCACTCGGTTCGTTTGCAGGAGAAAGAGTGTCTGTTGATTGAGATCAGAGGGGAAGGGCACGTCTTGGCCAAGGAATTGGTCAAACAGGCGTATGCCAAAGGGGCCTATCCATTTGTCCGCATTATCGATCAATCTTTGCAGCGGGAGCTGTTGCTGGGAGCGAGCGAGGAACGGGCATCCTACATGGTTAAATGGGAAGAGCCCATGTTCAAGGATATCCAAACCTTTATCGTGATTAACGGGCCGACAAATGACAGTGAAGCATCCGATGTGCCGGTAGAGCGTCGCCGCGCCCACCAAAAGGTCATGCAGCCGCTGAACGATTACATCGTGTCCGAAACGCGCTGGACGCTGCTCAACTACCCGACCGCGTCGATGGCCCAGAGTGCCAACATGTCGACGGAAGCCTTTGAAGATTTTTACTTTGACGTCTGCTCCCTCGATTATCAAAAAATGAACGAAGCTTTTCTCCCGCTCAAAGAGCTGATGGAGAAAACGGACAAAGTCAGATTGACCGGACCGGGAACAGACCTGAGCTTTTCGATCAAGGGAATTCCCAGCATTATCTGCGCGGGTGAGGCCAACATTCCGGACGGCGAGATTTACACGGCCCCTGTGCGTGATTCGGTAAACGGTACGATCACCTTTAACGCGGCGACATCCTATATGGGCACCCGCTTTGAAAACGTCCGGCTGACATTTGAAAACGGCAAGATCGTAGAGGCTTTTGCCAACAATACGAAACGGCTGAACGAGATTTTGGACAGCGATGAAGGGGCGCGCTTCATTGGAGAGTTTGCCATCGGCGTCAACCCCTACATTCTGCATCCGATGAATGATATTTTGTTTGACGAAAAGATCGCGGGCAGCTTCCATTTCACCCCCGGTCGCGCTTATGAGAATGCAGACAACGGCAACCGCAGCCAGGTGCATTGGGACATGGTCAACATCCAGCGCCCTGAATACGGCGGCGGGGAGATCTGGTTTGACGACGTACTGATACGCAAAGACGGATTGTTTGTCCTGCCGGAGCTTGCGGGACTGAATCCGGAAAACTTGAAGGGATAG
- the selD gene encoding selenide, water dikinase SelD, producing MTEKIKLTSLTQKGGCGCKISPDALSSVLKNLPKPTSRDPRLLVGVETSDDAGVYQLTDDLAIVQTLDFFTPIVDDPYWFGQIAAANAISDVFAMGGKPLTVMNIVGFPIHKLDPAILTEILRGAADKVAEAGAVLVGGHSIDDQEPKFGLAVTGTVHPTRVLTNAGAKPGDVLILTKPIGVGIQTTAIKREALSTEQTELVMHIMATLNKYAAECMQDFPVHACTDVTGFGLLGHSLEMAEGSRVGIRIRRSEVPILPGTRDLAEQGIVPGGSKSNFRWVSDRVRFPEEMDEIDRLILCDAVTSGGLLISLPAADGEILLEKLHAAGVEWARIIADVVADHPGVITVAP from the coding sequence ATGACTGAAAAAATCAAGCTTACTTCGCTTACGCAAAAAGGAGGCTGCGGCTGCAAAATCAGTCCTGACGCGCTGTCCTCCGTACTCAAAAATCTGCCAAAGCCTACTTCTCGCGATCCGCGGCTGCTGGTCGGCGTAGAAACGTCAGACGATGCAGGGGTCTACCAGTTAACCGATGATCTGGCAATTGTGCAGACGCTCGATTTCTTCACGCCGATCGTAGATGATCCGTACTGGTTTGGTCAAATCGCTGCGGCCAATGCGATCAGCGACGTCTTCGCCATGGGCGGAAAGCCCCTGACGGTGATGAACATCGTCGGCTTCCCCATTCACAAGCTGGACCCTGCCATCCTCACGGAGATCCTGCGCGGCGCTGCTGACAAAGTGGCAGAAGCAGGGGCAGTCCTGGTCGGGGGGCACTCCATCGACGATCAGGAGCCCAAATTCGGACTTGCGGTTACGGGCACGGTGCATCCGACCCGCGTCCTCACCAACGCAGGAGCCAAGCCGGGCGATGTCCTGATCCTGACCAAGCCCATCGGCGTCGGGATTCAAACCACTGCGATCAAACGGGAAGCGCTGTCCACGGAACAGACGGAGCTGGTCATGCACATTATGGCGACACTAAACAAATACGCGGCCGAATGCATGCAGGATTTCCCTGTTCATGCTTGCACAGATGTGACCGGGTTTGGTCTGCTGGGCCATTCTTTGGAAATGGCGGAAGGCAGCCGTGTTGGCATTCGCATCCGTCGCTCCGAGGTCCCCATCTTGCCGGGAACCCGCGATCTTGCCGAGCAAGGCATCGTTCCAGGTGGCAGCAAATCCAATTTTCGCTGGGTGTCGGACCGGGTGCGTTTTCCGGAAGAGATGGACGAGATCGATCGCCTGATCTTGTGTGATGCGGTTACTTCTGGCGGTTTGCTGATCAGCCTGCCTGCGGCAGACGGCGAAATCCTCTTGGAAAAGCTGCATGCAGCGGGAGTCGAGTGGGCCCGTATCATTGCGGACGTGGTAGCGGATCATCCGGGTGTGATTACGGTTGCTCCGTAG
- a CDS encoding MDR family MFS transporter — MIWRSWDLNLKVRLLGELITHTFFWMYFPFIALYFSDTFGKDVAGLLLTVPPLLGIFSNLAGGYLADRIGRKKTMLISISTSSVMFGLFAFSPSPWIDYLAFIGIGMAGSMFWPASSAMVADLTTEEDRRVVFATFYTAMNIGVVLGPVLGSIFFVHYRFELLLVCTIVEFLYGIAIFFLIKETLPALTGKREASAAPPARFSLREQFRNYAIIFKDKPFAIYILAGVLVAIAFMQLDLYMALYVKENVHSQPLVWWGNWSFSIGGTSAFGWLMGLNGLLVVLFTLPVTHWFQSWSDRNSLILSSTLYGFGFFLMAFTSNIWLLFGCMFVLTLGELIRTPVVQSFISKYAPEDARGQYMGASSLQFSLGRFIAPLAIGLSQWMAPIGIFSIILGISLLSALLYVYMFRLIPQKKNADQRS, encoded by the coding sequence ATGATTTGGCGCTCTTGGGATTTGAATTTAAAGGTTCGTCTGCTCGGCGAGTTGATTACGCATACGTTTTTTTGGATGTACTTTCCTTTTATAGCCCTTTACTTCAGCGACACATTTGGCAAAGATGTGGCGGGCCTGCTGTTAACAGTTCCCCCTTTGCTCGGGATCTTCTCCAACCTGGCCGGCGGATATCTGGCGGATCGGATCGGGCGGAAAAAGACCATGCTGATCTCAATTTCAACCTCTTCCGTAATGTTCGGCCTGTTTGCCTTTTCCCCCTCCCCCTGGATTGATTATCTGGCTTTTATCGGGATCGGGATGGCCGGGTCGATGTTTTGGCCGGCAAGCTCTGCCATGGTGGCGGATCTGACCACCGAAGAAGATCGCCGGGTTGTCTTCGCTACCTTTTACACGGCCATGAATATCGGGGTGGTGCTGGGTCCGGTACTCGGTTCGATTTTCTTCGTGCATTACCGTTTTGAGCTGCTTTTGGTCTGTACGATTGTGGAGTTCCTCTATGGGATCGCCATCTTTTTCTTGATCAAGGAAACACTCCCGGCACTCACGGGCAAGAGAGAGGCCAGCGCGGCACCGCCGGCTCGCTTTTCTTTGAGGGAGCAGTTCCGGAACTACGCGATTATTTTCAAAGACAAACCGTTTGCCATCTACATTCTGGCGGGTGTATTGGTTGCGATTGCCTTCATGCAGCTTGACCTGTACATGGCGTTGTATGTGAAAGAAAACGTACACAGTCAGCCGTTGGTCTGGTGGGGCAACTGGTCTTTTTCCATCGGGGGCACTTCTGCTTTTGGCTGGCTGATGGGCTTGAATGGTTTGCTAGTGGTTCTGTTTACGCTGCCCGTCACCCACTGGTTTCAAAGCTGGAGCGACCGAAACAGTCTGATTCTGTCCTCGACGCTCTACGGCTTCGGATTTTTCCTGATGGCCTTTACGTCAAATATCTGGCTGCTGTTCGGCTGTATGTTCGTTCTCACCCTGGGTGAGCTGATTCGTACGCCTGTCGTCCAAAGCTTTATCAGCAAATACGCACCTGAGGATGCACGCGGGCAATACATGGGAGCATCGTCGTTGCAATTTTCGCTTGGCCGCTTTATCGCGCCGCTTGCTATCGGCCTGTCTCAATGGATGGCTCCCATCGGCATTTTTTCGATCATTTTGGGCATTTCTTTGTTGAGTGCTTTGTTGTATGTTTATATGTTCCGGTTGATTCCTCAGAAGAAAAACGCCGATCAAAGATCTTAA
- a CDS encoding efflux RND transporter periplasmic adaptor subunit encodes MKTKWLYSLLILGLLATTACNNQEPATEAVAEVKKVELVTVKEEQAVKVTELSGTLQPLEEALVSFEVGGRITELAKNEGDTVRAGDVLARLDSNDYSLQVAAASATVQQTGATLSKVNNGAREQEVTQARLLVDKATIAYEKAQDDFKRIERLYQEKAISQSEYENAQNYLNVTQKDLQNAQQALSLVTQGAREEDKELSRATYNQAVISKELAASTLAKTQLRSPLDGTIIAKLTSEGSLVGVGSPVYRVGEISTLKVVLPVPDREIFAWKEGETVSLDLYGQMREGKVVKIYPATNQSTGTIGVEVQVANEKHDWFAGQVVKATKTVTGKAGLYIPVEAVLSRGQGEAHVFLNNGGKAVKTPVTIGEINSNKLEITSGIKEGDQLVVKGVDRLFDGDPIEAAGGQPQ; translated from the coding sequence ATGAAGACAAAATGGCTGTACTCTCTTCTCATCTTGGGGCTACTGGCAACAACAGCCTGCAACAATCAAGAGCCGGCAACGGAAGCGGTGGCGGAAGTCAAAAAAGTAGAGCTGGTCACCGTCAAAGAGGAACAAGCTGTAAAAGTAACGGAGCTTTCCGGGACGCTGCAGCCTTTAGAAGAAGCGCTTGTCTCCTTTGAAGTAGGAGGACGGATAACGGAGCTGGCGAAAAACGAAGGGGACACGGTCCGCGCAGGCGATGTCCTGGCCCGTCTGGACAGCAACGATTACTCTCTGCAGGTAGCGGCAGCCAGCGCCACCGTACAGCAGACAGGCGCCACGCTCAGCAAAGTAAACAACGGAGCCAGGGAACAAGAGGTGACACAAGCTCGCCTGCTGGTGGACAAAGCGACAATCGCCTATGAAAAAGCCCAGGACGACTTCAAACGAATCGAGCGCCTCTACCAGGAAAAGGCTATTTCCCAGAGTGAATACGAAAATGCGCAAAACTACCTGAATGTGACTCAAAAGGATCTGCAAAATGCACAGCAAGCCTTGTCGCTCGTCACCCAGGGAGCCAGAGAAGAAGACAAGGAGCTGTCCCGGGCCACCTATAATCAGGCGGTCATTTCCAAAGAGCTGGCAGCCAGCACACTGGCTAAAACACAGCTTCGCTCACCGCTGGACGGCACGATTATCGCCAAGCTGACTTCGGAGGGCTCGCTTGTCGGCGTGGGAAGTCCGGTCTACCGGGTGGGAGAGATCAGTACGTTAAAAGTCGTGCTGCCTGTGCCGGACCGCGAGATTTTTGCCTGGAAAGAAGGAGAGACGGTATCGCTCGATCTGTATGGACAGATGCGGGAGGGCAAGGTCGTTAAAATCTATCCGGCGACGAACCAGAGCACGGGAACGATCGGAGTCGAGGTTCAGGTAGCCAATGAAAAGCATGACTGGTTTGCGGGCCAGGTGGTGAAAGCGACAAAAACCGTGACAGGGAAAGCGGGGTTGTACATACCGGTGGAAGCGGTGCTCAGCCGAGGTCAGGGTGAGGCACATGTCTTTTTGAACAATGGCGGAAAAGCAGTGAAAACGCCTGTGACGATTGGAGAGATCAACAGCAACAAGCTGGAGATCACCAGCGGCATCAAAGAAGGGGACCAGCTCGTGGTCAAGGGGGTCGACCGATTGTTTGACGGCGACCCGATTGAGGCGGCAGGAGGACAACCACAGTGA
- a CDS encoding RluA family pseudouridine synthase, producing MSKKGWLEYEVAEEDTGLTVEQVIRQKLHVSGRMLQRLTRSKGIRLNRKAPFLKRLVKAGDLVSIRTATEPSSPDTGLQENCQEWSGEAGVVAPQADILYEDEHLLVAGKPAGMMVHPVKQDQGGTLVHALAAYLRNKGEADRVHPVHRLDKETSGAVLIGKTSYGHQLADRLLREGNLHREYLAVASGVIQDKKGTIIAPIGRDPGHPTRRRVSQRGEEAVTHYEVIAASAKNTLVRVWLETGRTHQIRVHFQHIGHPLVGDAMYGGKKQLLKRQALHASKLSFPHPLTAEEICCLAAMPPDLAELTAREFGYRDPSM from the coding sequence GTGAGTAAAAAAGGCTGGCTGGAATATGAAGTGGCAGAAGAGGACACAGGGCTTACTGTCGAACAGGTGATTCGGCAAAAGCTTCATGTCTCCGGCAGGATGCTGCAACGGCTGACCCGAAGCAAAGGGATTCGCTTGAACCGCAAAGCCCCGTTTCTGAAAAGGCTGGTAAAGGCGGGGGACCTTGTTTCGATTCGGACGGCAACAGAACCATCGTCACCGGACACGGGATTGCAAGAGAATTGCCAGGAATGGTCGGGAGAGGCTGGCGTAGTTGCTCCCCAGGCAGACATTTTGTACGAGGATGAGCATTTGCTGGTCGCGGGCAAACCGGCAGGCATGATGGTTCATCCGGTCAAGCAGGATCAGGGAGGGACACTCGTGCACGCACTTGCGGCCTATTTGCGAAACAAAGGAGAGGCTGACCGTGTCCACCCCGTACATCGATTGGACAAAGAGACCTCGGGAGCTGTCCTGATCGGGAAAACCAGCTACGGGCATCAGCTGGCCGACCGCCTGCTGCGGGAGGGCAATCTGCATCGCGAGTATCTGGCTGTGGCCAGCGGAGTTATTCAGGATAAAAAGGGAACCATTATCGCCCCGATCGGCCGTGATCCAGGACATCCCACTCGGCGTCGTGTCTCGCAGCGCGGCGAGGAAGCCGTCACACATTATGAGGTCATTGCCGCATCTGCGAAGAACACACTGGTACGGGTATGGCTGGAAACGGGACGCACCCATCAGATCCGCGTCCATTTTCAGCATATCGGTCATCCGCTTGTGGGGGATGCCATGTACGGAGGCAAAAAACAACTTTTGAAGCGTCAAGCCCTACATGCCAGCAAGCTATCCTTTCCCCATCCATTGACGGCGGAAGAGATTTGCTGTCTGGCCGCTATGCCGCCGGATTTGGCGGAGCTGACCGCACGGGAATTCGGATACCGGGATCCCTCTATGTAA
- a CDS encoding M56 family metallopeptidase gives MDILSRAFLLFVDATFASSAVALVVMVVLKLFRHRLTPRIRHIIWLIVLVRMLVPVLPASPISMFSLLDIGTRLEQSFSAQKPEPQAATTDLQQTIPLPIPPTPIEKLPADNKGPSEERTSDENRIGHLQTPSTYPAAVQIASVVWLTGVIGFMLYLSTFLVRMQLKRKELRLVTEPHILSIMIKSCRLYGLQKPIPVYTGNFVSSPFVSGLFRPYIYLPEGICKDFGDDQLFHIFSHELAHYKRKDIVLNAISSFTLAIHWMNPLAWLSIRQMKAEQELACDAYVLELLGEAEAVPYGMTVIEGVKRYSSNRQPHLLSFYGAKTELERRIHMIKSFKQGSYKLSVAAIACVAVLGAFTLTNASSTVIANSPKTEAVTSEAKDGGVQANKQEKVLFDPLDRTFNNLEKAVRLSDLPFKVPAVLPENTQMDRVSVSREKLDQPGVFKTTSVSISFERNGLVSLYARAGANDVESLLQEVKSWFEDHYTDIKEEKVLLKGREGREVLKATLTLQDSQEVVYVWIDQGIGYQLLHSGNLTEQESAALINSMKAPDQELFSRYVNPDLTDLPVYDTGDLERLLKPLDFTPKLPLQLPGSFTTNGPDLTTKINFSLPENEEDKKSKVFFMFFTSGERHSKEWKRVNFTQIKDNGIYDKVKKEGQIAYGQIDGQPFFVKVTPVSINGREVLKTNTYKIDGTLSPPTDPNLTSYLWKEGDVCYQAMFRDDGTDQLEVVRYLLNEKPVDLNKLRQ, from the coding sequence ATGGATATTCTCAGCCGCGCATTTTTGTTGTTTGTCGATGCCACCTTTGCATCCAGCGCTGTGGCGCTTGTGGTCATGGTTGTTCTGAAGCTATTCCGCCATCGGCTGACCCCGCGCATCCGGCACATCATCTGGCTCATCGTGCTCGTACGCATGCTGGTGCCTGTGCTGCCCGCAAGTCCGATCAGCATGTTTTCTCTCCTCGACATTGGCACAAGGCTGGAACAGAGCTTTTCCGCCCAGAAGCCGGAGCCGCAAGCCGCGACAACGGACCTGCAGCAGACCATTCCTTTGCCAATTCCTCCGACACCAATCGAGAAACTTCCCGCAGATAACAAGGGCCCAAGCGAAGAGCGCACGTCTGATGAGAACCGCATCGGACATCTGCAGACCCCCTCTACCTATCCGGCGGCCGTGCAGATTGCTTCCGTTGTATGGCTGACGGGTGTGATTGGCTTCATGCTATATCTGAGCACGTTCCTGGTGCGGATGCAGCTAAAACGAAAAGAGCTGCGACTCGTCACAGAGCCTCACATCTTGTCCATCATGATAAAAAGCTGCAGACTTTACGGCCTGCAAAAGCCCATCCCGGTCTATACGGGAAACTTCGTGAGCAGTCCTTTCGTCAGCGGGCTGTTTCGCCCCTATATCTACCTTCCCGAAGGCATCTGCAAAGATTTTGGCGACGACCAGCTTTTCCACATCTTTTCGCATGAGCTGGCCCACTACAAACGCAAGGATATTGTTTTAAATGCCATCAGCAGCTTTACCCTGGCGATTCACTGGATGAATCCCTTGGCGTGGCTGAGCATCAGACAAATGAAGGCGGAGCAAGAGCTGGCTTGTGATGCGTATGTACTGGAGTTGCTTGGCGAAGCTGAGGCTGTGCCCTACGGCATGACCGTGATTGAGGGCGTAAAGCGTTATTCGTCCAATCGTCAGCCGCATCTGCTGTCTTTCTACGGAGCAAAAACAGAACTGGAGAGGAGAATCCATATGATCAAGTCTTTTAAACAAGGCTCGTATAAACTATCTGTGGCCGCTATTGCTTGCGTCGCCGTCCTTGGTGCTTTCACTCTCACCAATGCCAGTAGCACGGTCATTGCCAATAGCCCGAAAACCGAAGCTGTGACCAGCGAGGCAAAAGACGGGGGCGTACAAGCAAACAAACAAGAAAAGGTACTGTTTGATCCCCTGGATCGGACATTCAACAACTTGGAAAAGGCGGTTCGACTATCTGATTTGCCGTTTAAAGTCCCGGCGGTCTTGCCTGAAAACACGCAAATGGATCGAGTGAGTGTATCTCGGGAAAAGCTGGACCAGCCGGGCGTTTTTAAGACCACTTCAGTCAGCATCAGCTTCGAGCGCAACGGTTTAGTCAGCCTGTATGCCAGAGCAGGTGCCAACGACGTTGAATCTTTGCTTCAAGAAGTGAAATCGTGGTTCGAAGACCATTACACCGACATAAAAGAGGAAAAAGTTTTATTGAAGGGACGAGAAGGACGGGAAGTACTGAAAGCGACATTAACGCTACAGGACTCCCAGGAGGTAGTCTATGTCTGGATAGATCAGGGCATCGGGTACCAACTATTGCACTCAGGCAATTTGACGGAGCAGGAAAGCGCAGCGTTGATCAACTCCATGAAAGCTCCTGACCAGGAACTCTTCAGTCGATACGTAAATCCCGATTTGACAGACTTGCCTGTCTACGACACCGGAGATTTGGAGCGGCTTTTGAAGCCACTCGATTTCACGCCGAAGCTGCCCCTGCAACTGCCCGGCTCGTTTACGACCAATGGGCCTGATTTGACTACAAAAATCAACTTCAGTTTACCCGAGAACGAGGAAGACAAAAAAAGCAAAGTCTTCTTTATGTTTTTTACATCAGGGGAACGCCACTCAAAGGAATGGAAGCGGGTAAACTTTACGCAGATCAAGGATAACGGCATCTATGATAAAGTGAAAAAGGAGGGACAGATCGCTTACGGGCAAATTGACGGCCAGCCTTTTTTTGTCAAGGTAACGCCCGTGTCCATCAATGGACGTGAGGTGCTGAAGACAAACACGTATAAAATTGACGGAACGCTGAGCCCTCCGACTGATCCTAACTTGACTAGCTACCTTTGGAAAGAGGGAGACGTTTGCTATCAGGCGATGTTCCGTGATGACGGAACGGATCAGCTTGAGGTCGTCCGCTACCTGCTGAACGAAAAACCGGTTGATCTAAACAAGCTGCGCCAATAA
- a CDS encoding TetR/AcrR family transcriptional regulator → MNQSKNTVPQGGRGEEQETRERILAAARQLMAQKGYRGATTRKISELAGVNEVTIFRHFKNKECILIELLEEMTEIRPALERAICAETSDVRSMLMNYAEAYYNALVERKEVLIICMIEADNHPEVFDLLSRMPQTADDMLSQKLQEMHEAGHLPKGDFNIAAHMFVSSFFHAFLGRHWVKVDCVIDIPTLIEGTTDILLRGIDNR, encoded by the coding sequence ATGAATCAATCCAAAAATACAGTGCCTCAGGGGGGAAGGGGCGAAGAACAGGAGACGCGCGAGCGCATCTTGGCTGCTGCACGTCAGCTTATGGCGCAAAAAGGATACAGAGGGGCCACGACTCGGAAGATCTCAGAGCTGGCGGGTGTCAACGAAGTGACGATTTTTCGCCATTTCAAAAACAAGGAGTGTATCCTGATCGAACTGCTGGAGGAGATGACGGAGATTCGCCCTGCGCTGGAACGAGCAATTTGTGCAGAAACCAGTGATGTCAGATCCATGCTGATGAACTATGCCGAGGCGTACTACAATGCGCTTGTGGAGCGCAAGGAAGTGTTGATTATCTGCATGATCGAAGCGGACAACCATCCCGAGGTGTTCGACCTGCTCAGCCGCATGCCGCAAACCGCAGATGACATGCTCAGCCAAAAGCTTCAGGAGATGCACGAGGCAGGACATCTGCCAAAGGGAGACTTCAATATAGCGGCCCATATGTTTGTCTCGTCCTTTTTCCATGCGTTTCTCGGAAGGCATTGGGTAAAGGTAGATTGTGTGATTGACATCCCCACACTGATTGAAGGCACGACGGACATTTTGCTCCGCGGCATTGACAATCGGTAG